In the genome of Brassica napus cultivar Da-Ae chromosome C3 unlocalized genomic scaffold, Da-Ae chrC03_Random_10, whole genome shotgun sequence, the window ACATCCATGCTCGGAGAATCAGCCTCGCTACTAGTAAAATTCGATTTTCTCCGGGGAAGATGTGAAGTtccgatttgttttttttttttttcaagacgGAGCTTCAAGTTTGCTTCTTCTCCAGGAAAACAAACCCCTTTGAAACTACTTAGCTCTATCCTGAAGTCttctttatttatcttttctGGGCCGGACTTGTAATCAAATAATGGGCTTTTTATAATACTAATGGGCTTTAGCACACAGTTATGGCCAATCATCGCAGAGATTTTCAGGTTCAtatgaaaaaaagaagatttaatTCGCTATAATATTTGCGAGTTACGACCGGGACATATAGGTTGTAATCATGTGTTATAAATATATTCTCCTTGCATGCGATTTTAAATAAACCTTACAGACACATCCATGGCCAATGTTAAACACTAATCAAGGTATTTTGTGTTCTCTGATATTGGGCTCTGGGCCGAAGATAGATTGGGCAATTTTCCTACGTTTCTTAAACACCACACCTTTCTATATAAAAACGCGACACGGTTCAACAACAAGTCGTTCCATGTTAGAACAAGAAAACGACACGCAGTTTTTCTTTAGTTACCTTTTTTCTGTTTTAGTGTCTCTTTCTCCGGGAAATGGAGCTTACCATCTGAGGAAACTCATCATCAGGAGCTTTGGCCGGTGATCCTGAATCCAATTAACGATGGGATCAACGTTCAGAGATCGCACGGCGGAGTTTCATTCACTCTCCCAAACGTTGAAGAAGATCGGAGCGGCGATTCCGTCCGTCCATCAAGCCGAAAGTGATCCGACATCCTCCAAACGGTCTTCGCCGCCTGGATCTTCGAGATCCGAGTTCAACAAGAAGGCTTCTCAGATCGGTTTGCGTATCCACGAAACGTCTCAGAAAACCGCTAGGCTCTCTAAATGTACGTTTCAGTATCAGATTCATCTTCCCATTCTTTGAATAGTGGAATCAGTCTTTAGGATGTTTGCATTCTAACGAGATTCAGACATAGTTTCCGACAGCTATTTTGTAATGAATGAAACTTGCAGTGCCTCCACATACATTGTAGTGATTGTAGTTGAAACTGTTGACGAATCGCGGTGGAATTAGGCTTTAGGATGTTTGGATTCTAACGAGATTCAGATTTCAGACATAGTTTCCGACAGCTGTCTTGTAATGAATGGAACTTGCAATGATTCTAGAAACATTGTAGTGATTGCAATTGAAACTGCTGATGAATCGCAGAGTAATTAGGCTTTAGGATGCTTGGATTCTAACTAGATTGAGACATACTTTCCGACAGCTGTCTTGGAATGAATGAAACTTGCAATGACTCTAGAGACATTGTAGTGATTGCAGTTGAAACTGTTGATAAATCGCAGTGTAATTAGGCGTTAGGATGTTTGGATTCTAACGAGATTCAGACATAGTTTCCGACATCTGTCATGTAATGAAATGAAACTTGCAATGATTGCAATTGAAGTTAGCTTTACTTCTTCTGACATTGTCTGGTTATTATCGCAGTGGCAAAAGAATCGTCGATTTTCAATGACCGGACTTTGGAGATACAGGAGCTGACCGTGTTGATCAGGAACGATATCACGGGTCTGAACATGGCTCTCTCTGATCTGCAGACCCTTCAGAACATGGAGATCGCTGACGGGAGCTATTCGCATGACAAAGTCGGTCACTACACAGCTGTTTGTGATGACTTGAAAACAAGGCTCATGGGAGCTACAAAGCAGTTTCAAGACGTTCTAACTGCGAGATCAGAGGTTGGATTTGTAGATTTATCGACTTCCTATTTTATTTGTAtccaatgttctaaaaatcgttAGACCGTGGTTAGGCGTCTTATAGAGGATTATTGTTTAGGCTAGGCGCCTAAGCCAATTTTTTTATGCTCATGTCCGATTTGCTGACTAGGcggaccgatttttagaacactgttTGTATCTAACTGTGAATGTTGTCTTCCTGCAGAACATGAAGGCTCATGAAAACAGGAAACAACTCTTTTCTGCAAAAAATGCAGCAGTAGATAATCAGAATCATGCAAAAGCTGTACCTGAGCCTCCTCCTTGGTCAAGTTCATCAACTCCTTCCGGGAGTTTACAACAACAGCCACTGTGAGTTTTGTTCTAAAACTATCTCCTAAGTAAACAGTTGCTCTCATCTAATTAGGTTTGGTCTTCTGCAAACCGACCAGTTTGCCGCCAGTTAATAGTGGAGCTCCTTCAGGTAGCCAGCTTAGGTATGTCCTAATTTTCATTAGTTGTCAGTTAAGGTCAAATCATGTATATAAACATGTGATTATGCCAAAAACAGACGCAGATCTGCTATTGAGAATGCACCATCGCAGCAAATGGAGATGTCTATGTTACAGCAAACAGTACCAAGGCAGGAGAATTATAGCCAAAACCGAGCTGTTGCGCTTCACAGTGTGGAATCAACGATAACTGAGCTCAGTGGAATATTCACGCATTTAGCTACGATGGTCACTCAACAGGGAGAGCTAGCTATCAGGTTCTTTAACGTTAACCTCACCATATAGAGAGTTTCATGGAAGGCTTTAGTTTTAACACCTGTGGGGTTTTGTGGAACAGAATCGATGACAATATGGATGAATCGTTAGTTAACGTAGAGGGAGCACGCAGCGCTCTTCTGCAGCATCTCACTAGAATTTCGTCTAATCGATGGCTCATGATCAAGATCTTCGCTGTTATCATATTGTTCCTCAttgttttcctcttctttgtgGCTTGAAACAGTtacctttatatattttttgatctTGTTGCATCAAAACCAAAGCGAAAGGTTACATCTATACACATGTTAAGTTTGCAAGCTTCAAGAGCTCAAAAGAGTTTGAATTTTTCTTCTTACAAGATTCAGTCTGGTTTTTGACCAGGAAACGTTTGATGTAGTAAAAATTCAAGTTATATTTTCAAAAGGACTGCGTGAGAACATGCGTGACGTTTTTTATATCGACATGAGAACGTCGTGCCggttaaattactaaaacacaCGTGACGTTTTCAGTATTAAGAAGGGGAATTGATGTCGGTCAAAGTCAAGAAAACGGCATGGCGCTCCTCTGTTAGGCAAAACACACGCGTGTCGTTTCAGATATTAAGAAGGGGACTACATGTCGGTCATATCTtgaaaaactacaaaaaaaactaagaaaacaGCATGGCGCTCCTCTGTTTGGCGACACACACGCGTGTCGTTTGCAATATTAAGAAAGGTACTTCATGTCGTTCAAATTGGTGAAAAACTACAAAGCGTTATTCTTGGGAAGAGCTCCTCCAGTGGATAAATGAAAGATGCTCTGTTCTCCAGCGATAAGAGCCACGATCGTTAAACTGTTGgaagacaaaagaaaaacacaaaatcTTCTTTACGTCCTAATGACACCTGGGTTTTGATCGGAGAACCTAAAGGTCTAGACTTTTCGTAGGATATGAATCTCGCGGCTAGCTTTCGCGGCAATTACGGCGTCTTGTCGCAATGCTGCAGCTCACGTTGCAGTCTTCAGTTTCAGCCATTGGTAGCTACTTCGAGTTTAGGTTTTGGGCAGAGAGATAGCTATCgaaggaagaaggagctgaagctcTTCCGAGTTCAAAGGTTtcattttttcgattttttatttttttaataatctgtTTATCTGATGGCTTTGAGCTTTGGAGTTTGCAGAAAGAGAGAGACTTTTTGTAGAGTGACGGATACACAAACGGAACCAGATGGCAATAACGATGAGGTATTTGCTTAATAGCATCTATGCTACTTCTACTAAGGTCTATGGATTCTGTTTTTGATCTTCCATGTTTGCAGGAAAGTGGAGGAGAAGACAAAGAGGCGTTAGCAGATGAACCTCCTTCACAGACTCCTCCTACTGAGTTGGTTCCAGAGGCAACTGTTGTGGATGAAGCCGTAGGCAGTAATGAGGAAAACAAAGTTCAATTCAGCTCTCAGGTATTGTTTTTATGCATCAAATGACATAACTGAAGCTTCAATTGTATAACTAAGCAGTGTTGTTTACTAACTAGTAGCTTCAGAGGAATTGAATCTAAATTGCTCTATTTGGCTTATATTACTTCAACCATAAAGTTTCTTGGTTTTGTTTCTGAATGTATTATACTTTGCTGTATTTTGTCATAGGACGGTGATAAATTAGAAGTTAGCACTGGCTCTCCTCTTCCTGGTGTGAATGTAAGTATTACCAACAATGTTATTtacaaatgttttttatttatctattcaTAAAAAGTTTTTGTGAACAGCCGTTACAACTGGATGATTCCATGAGACTCCCCAAAGAAACGATTGATATCCTCAAGGACCAAGTATTTGGGTTTGACACCTTCTTTGTTACAAGCCAAGAACCATACGAGGTGAGAGCCACTGAGAAAACTCATCAGTTTATTTTCTTAAGGTTATATTATCATACAAGCGAGGTTGTGAAAATTTCTCTTCAATGTTGTTGGTAGGGTGGGGTGTTGTTCAAAGGAAATCTAAGAGGCCAGCCTGCTAAAAGCTACGAGAAGATAAAGACAAGATTGGAGGTAGCAACTCTGCTTCTTTAGGACAAGCACATGTGGTGGCAAAgattaatagtaaaatattttgcTCATCAATCTGCAGAATAAATTTGGTGACCAGTACAAGCTTTTCCTCCTTTCCAATCCAGAGGATGATAAACCTGTGGCTGTTGTTGTTCCTAGAAGGTCCTTGGAACCTGAGACAACAGGTAATCTTAGAACTATATACGGTTCCTCACTTGTAAGGATCTCCTCAGATTATTAAACTTTTAGTTGGGCACTACATACAAATGCAGCTGTTCCTGAATGGTTTGCTGCTGGTTCTTTCGGATTGGTGGCGTTGTTTACATTGTTTCTCCGTAATGTTCCCGCCTTGCAATCCGACTTACTGTAAGAAACATCTTAAAACCATGTTTTCTATGATTCCAAATCATCAAATTGAATAAAACTTTTCTTCCCATCCATTGCAGATCAGCATTTGACAACCTTGAGCTGCTGAAAGATGGCTTGCCAGGAGCTCTCGTCACCGCTCTCGTCCTTGGAGTGCATGAACTGGGACACGTTTTAGTTGCAAACAACCTAGGGATAAAGCTCGGTGTTCCGTTCTTCGTTCCAAGTTGGCAGGTGAAGAAGATGCAATGTTTCTCTTTAAAAAGCAAAAGGGAAACCTCCCTTTTTATCTGGAAATTTTGGTTTTGTAGACATTTGATGAACATGTTTTAGATTGGCAGATAGGTTCTTTCGGTGCTATAACGAGAATCAAAAACATCGTGCCCAAACGAGAAGATCTTTTGAAGGTTGCAGCTGCAGGGCCTTTGGCTGGCTTTTCTCTGGGCTTTGTTCTGTTTCTTGTTGGGTTGGTCGTGCCTCCAAGTGACGGCATTGGCGTTGTAGTTAACTCTTCAGTGTTTCACGAATCCTTTCTTGTTGGTGGTATTGGTAAGCTTTAGCTGTTAATCTATTATGATAATGTCAAGAGTACTAATATGTTTAAGCATTTTTGCTTTTATCCTTTTTATAGCAAAGCTATTACTCGGTGATGTACTAAAGGAAGGAACATCGATATCTTTGAACCCACTTGTGATATGGGCATGGGCTGGACTTTTCATCAATGGCATTAACAGCATCCCTGCAGGAGAGCTTGATGGTGGTAAAATCACTTTCTCCATTTGGGGTAGAAAGGTAACTTCAGACCCAAACTTGAACAttcccattttaaaaaaaaaaagaaaaatacttaaaactcTTGGTTCCAAATGGTTTATTCAGGCCTCAGCACGGCTCACGAGTGTCTCCTTAGCGCTTCTGGGTCTATCTGCGTTGTTCAGTGACGTGGCATTCTACTGGGTGGTGCTGATATTCTTCCTGCAGCGTGGACCAATAGCGCCGCTGGCTGAGGAAATCACTGAGCCTGAAGAGAAGTTTGTCTATCTAGGAATCTTGGTTCTCTTCCTCTCCTTGCTTGTGTGTTTGCCTTACCCGTTTCCTTTCACCGGCGAAGACGCCATGATGATTGGCTTGTGAAATGGGACTCATCATTATACAAACAAAGAGCAATAGCTATAACTTTTAGTTTTGGTCTCTAAGTTACATAacatttatatttgaaagagacTTTGAATGgttgaaaaaagaaaatggaCCAACATTATTTATGGATAGTAGAGTACCAAATGTGATTAGGTACGTATAATAATAGAAGAAGGTAGAATAATAGAAGTGAACAAAGGAACATGGTTTTAATGtggatgtatttgattttggttGGTAGCAGCTAAAGCAGCCTTCCAGTTTTAAACACTATTGTTAATTCAAGAAAATGTCAAAGTTTCTACattgataataataatattatacaatTGACTTAACCAACCAACATTGATATCACTATCTGGTTTAGGAATGAAAACCATTCGGTTAATAAATTATACGTTGAGAGCAGCGGGTCCAGTGGGCCCAAATTTATAAGCCTGCCAGTCATCCACTTCACTTCTTTGTACAGTACTACCCTTTACCAAGAAGAGAGTGTACGCACGTGACTTGGTGTAAGAAAATACAGGTGAGGGGTATTATAGTAAACTACGTAATTAGTCACATGGTCATGCTTTATAAATATGACATATCCTCTTTTATGTTATTCGCCACTCTTCTCAGAATCTTCCTTCTTCAAATCTCTTCAACATTTGGGCCGCCGGAGCCCGTGACCACCGCTTTTTTTCTCATCCGTTACGAATGTCTTCCTCGATGAACGTGGCGAAGGTGAAGCCTCTGAGCTTCTCTCGCCGCCTCGTCCCCTCTGCGGTTTCTCGCGGACTCGCTTCTTCCGTGACGGTTTCTGGATACTCCGGTAGAAGCTCGGCTTACGCGCCTTCTCTCCGTTCAATCAAATGCGTCTCTGTATCTTCGGAAGCTTCGATAGGTGAATCAGTGCTCTTCGATTTGTTAATTTTTCTATGGGGTTTTGGATTGTGTGGATTTCTTCAGGTCATTTCGAATCTGTATTTCTGGTTAGGCATGCGGTTTAGGCTTATTCGGTtcagttattttggttttggcaTTGAACCGGAAAATTTGATATCGGAATCTGGTTTTTTGATAGATATATGCTCAATCGGAATCGGAATTAGGCAAGCGGTTTAGGTTTATTCGGTTCGGTTAATTTGGTTTtttcggttagttcggttttGGCATTGAACCGGAATCTGATTTTTGATAGTGTTGTAATATGTTCTCGATTTGTTATTTGCAGTAAGTGATACAAAGAAGCACGCAGATGGTTCTAAGAGCACGAACCTTGTACCAATTTTCCGCTGCATTTTCTCGGATCAGCTCACTCCTGTTCTTGCTTACCGTTGTTTGGTAAAAGAAGATGATCGTGAAGCTCCTAGCTTTCTTTTTGAGTCCGTTGAGCCTGGCTCTCAGATGTCCAGCGTTGTAAGAAACAATCTTTATTTGTCTTTATCTTTGTATCTTTTTTTAGTTCCTAATTGTTTCTTTGATCACAATAGGGTCGTTATAGCGTTGTTGGGGCTCAGCCTGCGATGGAGATCGTGGCAAAGGAGGATAAAGTTATTGTAATGGATCACAAAAGTGGAAGCTTGACTGAGGAATACGTTGAGGATCCAATGGAGATACCGAGGAAAATCTCTGAGTCATGGAACCCTGATCCTCAACTAGTTCAGGACCTTCCAGATGCCTTTTGTGGTAAGGAATCCgtctttgattatttgtaaCTATTCACTTGCTAGAATCTATCACTTGTAGATGTTTTGATATGAGATTCGAACCCCACATCCTCATACTAggtcttttacatttttagcAAAGAAGAACTAAGGACTTTAGTTTCCTCTCTTTTTAATAAGACTTCTGTATCATTATAGGTGGCTGGGTGGTTTTTCTCGTACGACACAGTTCGCTACGTCGAAAAAAGGAAGCTTCCATTTTCAAAGGCCCTGAGGATGATAGGAACTTGCCAGACATGCATCTTGGTCTATATGACGATGTAGTTGTATTTGATCACGTGGAGAAGGTAATAGTTTTCGTACTATTCATGTTGTTTGGTTAACTGTTGAATCTCCAAGTTTGGTATTAGAGGTTGGTTCCATTTTTACAGAAAGCATATGTTATCCACTGGATCAGACTAGATGCGAACATTCCCTATGAGTCGGCATACAGTAATGGACTGCAGCATTTGGAGAATTTGGTATCCAAGTTACACGATATTGCGCCGTAAGTATCTCTTTGTCTTGATCTCCTCTGTGAGCTTTTTTGTTACTATTCTGAACgttgttttttttggttctgtGAATCTGCCAAATGCTCAATCTTCAGCGCAAACCAGCTTGAAAACTCAAACGTGACAGAAGGTACAAGGAGGCTGTGTCAATGCTTCAGACTTGCAGGAGACAATTTGGACCAGTTTGGAGAACTCAAACGTGACACGCGAAGAGTACAAGGAGGCTGTGGTCAATGCTAAAGAACATATACTTGCAGGAGACATATTCCAGATGTGTTTGAGTCAGCGTTTTGAAAGGAGAACGTTTGCAGACCCTTTGAGTCTACAGAGCTCTAAGAGTTGTGAATCCAAGTCCGTATATGGGTTACTTGCAGGTTGGTAACGGAGATAACTGTTCTTATACAACTATATATTTGTCCTTGCGGTGGATAACAATTGATGCTTTTAACCTTCAGGCTAGAGGATGTATTTTGGTAGCATCAAGTCCAGAGATTCTAACCAAAGTAAGCAGAACAAGATAGTGAATCGGGCCATTAGCAGAACCAGCAGGAGAGGAAAAACAGAGGTGGaagataagagattagagaaggagcTGCTAGAGAACGAGAAGCAATGTGCTGAGCACATCATGTTGGTCGATCTCGGTCGCAACGACGTTGGGAAGTTGCCAAATACGGTTTCGGTGAAATTGAGAAACTTATGAACATCGAACGTTACTCCCATGTTATGCATATAAGCTCCACCGTAAGTGTTTGGataatcaaataatattgtCTCAGATTAACTGTTCCTGATCATTTTAAGTTTAATGCAGGTGACAGGAGAGTTGCAAGATTTATCTGCTGGGACACACTACGTGCGGGCTCTACCAGTGGGCACAGTTAGCGGCGCACCGAAGGTGAAAGCCATGGAGCTAATCGACGAGCTCGAGCCTACACGGCGAGGACCATACAGTGGCGGTTTTGGTGGAGTCTCGTTCACTGGCGACATGGACATTGCTTTATCCCTTAGGACAATAGTTTTCCCGACAGCAAGTCAGTATAATACAATGTACTCCTACAAAGATGCTAACAAACGCGGGAATGGGGTGGCTTATCTTCAAGCTGGAGCAGGTGTGGTAGCTGACAGTGACCCGGAAGACGAGCACCGCGAGTGCCAGAACAAAGCTGCTGGTCTTGCCCGAGCCATCGACTTGGCTGAGTCCGCATTTGTTAAAAAGTGAGTTCGATCTTCGAATCATCTGTATAACTTTCAGGCAGAACAAGCTTTTTTCTAAACACGAAGACAATTGTAAGATTTTTTTCACAATAAACTACACAGATTGTGGCAAGCAGCACGTGATGTAATAAAATGGTGTGCTATATTTTCTGATGTTTCGGACTCGTTGTTCTTAACTTGGGATATACAATCTGTTACTAGAGCAGGATTAGAGCTTGAGTTATTAAGTAAACAAGAACAATTTATGTTTAAGCTCTACAGCCAATGCAAAACAAACTAACCAGAAATATAAACAAGGATTAAAGTGATTTACACACTATTATGATGCGGTACacattttgtttcatgtttggGTTCCAAAATATCATCTAAAGTCTAAACCACAGTGTAAAAGTTGAAACTGAATAAATGGAGCCAGATTTTCCACTTTCTGATATATTATTTCCTCCACATCTCTAGTTTTTGTACTTGCTCTCTTCCAAAAAGTAATTTTctagaattatttttttgtttcaaaataatagattttctagaattttaaagtatttttactAGTTAATATTGATAATttgtatacttttaaaaaatattaattgaaaatatttaaattgattaaatattatttgtggatagttatTAGAAAATgtacaataaaataaacaatacatttaattgtaaatatttattaatattttctctatatcttttctttttttcgaaCAGCTCACTTCTATGCTTCTATTATTAGAAATAGATGAGTTAAAAATGGTATACATACACAAACAATTGATAATCATTAAATGTATTGTTTGTGTTATAttatcacaaaatctaataacaGATCCACAAAAAGATATTAAGGCTCATAAATGTAAGACTTCAAGTCAGTGTCACATGCAAAAGGTCgatatatttacaaaaagatTA includes:
- the LOC125594632 gene encoding probable zinc metalloprotease EGY2, chloroplastic — protein: MNLAASFRGNYGVLSQCCSSRCSLQFQPLVATSSLGFGQRDSYRRKKELKLFRVQRKRETFCRVTDTQTEPDGNNDEESGGEDKEALADEPPSQTPPTELVPEATVVDEAVGSNEENKVQFSSQDGDKLEVSTGSPLPGVNPLQLDDSMRLPKETIDILKDQVFGFDTFFVTSQEPYEGGVLFKGNLRGQPAKSYEKIKTRLENKFGDQYKLFLLSNPEDDKPVAVVVPRRSLEPETTAVPEWFAAGSFGLVALFTLFLRNVPALQSDLLSAFDNLELLKDGLPGALVTALVLGVHELGHVLVANNLGIKLGVPFFVPSWQIGSFGAITRIKNIVPKREDLLKVAAAGPLAGFSLGFVLFLVGLVVPPSDGIGVVVNSSVFHESFLVGGIAKLLLGDVLKEGTSISLNPLVIWAWAGLFINGINSIPAGELDGGKITFSIWGRKASARLTSVSLALLGLSALFSDVAFYWVVLIFFLQRGPIAPLAEEITEPEEKFVYLGILVLFLSLLVCLPYPFPFTGEDAMMIGL
- the LOC106382968 gene encoding syntaxin-31: MGSTFRDRTAEFHSLSQTLKKIGAAIPSVHQAESDPTSSKRSSPPGSSRSEFNKKASQIGLRIHETSQKTARLSKLAKESSIFNDRTLEIQELTVLIRNDITGLNMALSDLQTLQNMEIADGSYSHDKVGHYTAVCDDLKTRLMGATKQFQDVLTARSENMKAHENRKQLFSAKNAAVDNQNHAKAVPEPPPWSSSSTPSGSLQQQPLLPPVNSGAPSGSQLRRRSAIENAPSQQMEMSMLQQTVPRQENYSQNRAVALHSVESTITELSGIFTHLATMVTQQGELAIRIDDNMDESLVNVEGARSALLQHLTRISSNRWLMIKIFAVIILFLIVFLFFVA